Proteins found in one Magnolia sinica isolate HGM2019 chromosome 5, MsV1, whole genome shotgun sequence genomic segment:
- the LOC131246157 gene encoding protein SIEVE ELEMENT OCCLUSION C-like isoform X1 yields MQTLRRGPPLHLSASEEEVLVKKVLETHSPDGRHVDSELLLNLVESIMGHATTSNARVPYADLEATTTDNSHKADVFHVYEPFGQTIHKLSHEMMTKCSGDSHATTMMVFDLLGSHSWDGKLVLVIAAFAVSYGELFLITRQKSSIGVRWELWSLVHKVRNTHGHLRKQLDACYQCIEAKLHHTLLSLFEETNDDNLKVLGMLLALKDDLPLWDGYLQEQICIDVLKSKIVLLLLSKIDISIAQVLLLQQTYDHPHRKSEKSYEIVWIPFQSSVSWNHLEVKAFNQVANTVPWYSICRPWLLSSAVLNYMKEEWNYEDEPLIVVLDQQGRIICPNAMDMVIIWGGDAYPFSTSREKQLWGEARWTLELIMGDIDPLMSMWIKEGRTICLYGSDNINWIREFSSKMKSIIRAGVSLELIYVGNGNPGEHVREILDTITKENLSRYLPQTKIHFFWIRLNSMRSSKKRLGKDIQNDSVMEEVMSLLSHGIREEGWAVMGRGSSTDIIQLHGRKLMECLTLFPVWGDNIEKVGLLNAIRKAFDPAQDVVHCHHSRIVPYAEGTDEGLVICDECKRPMEKRILYQCLQYPGTNG; encoded by the exons GTTCCTTATGCAGATCTAGAGGCAACCACCACCGATAATTCGCATAAAGCTGATGTCTTTCATGTTTATGAGCCATTCGGACAAACCATACATAAGCTTTCACATGAG atgaTGACCAAGTGTTCTGGTGACTCGCATGCAACAACGATGATGGTGTTCGATCTGCTAGGGAGCCATTCTTGGGATGGGAAGTTGGTTCTTGTTATTGCCGCATTTGCAGTGAGCTATGGAGAGTTATTTCTCATCACAAG GCAAAAGAGTTCAATTGGGGTGAGATGGGAACTTTGGAGCTTGGTCCACAAAGTGAGGAACACACATGGTCACTTGCGAAAGCAGCTGGATGCATGCTACCAATGCATAG AAGCAAAACTCCATCATACACTCTTGAGTCTCTTTGAGGAGACCAATGATGACAACCTGAAGGTTCTCGGAATGTTATTAGCTCTAAAGGATGACTTGCCACTCTGGGATGGTTACTTACAAGAACAG ATCTGCATCGATGTACTAAAAAGCAAGATTGTTTTACTCCTACTCTCGAAGATAGACATCTCCATAGCGCAAGTGCTCCTTTTGCAACAGACATATGACCATCCACATCGCAAGTCAGAGAAGAGTTACGAAATTGTTTGGATCCCTTTCCAAAGTTCCGTTTCCTGGAATCATTTGGAAGTGAAAGCTTTTAATCAAGTGGCAAACACTGTCCCTTGGTATTCAATATGCAGACCTTGGTTACTTAGTTCTGCAGTGCTGAACTATATGAAAGAAGAGTGGAACTATGAAGACGAGCCACTGATAGTGGTGTTGGATCAACAAGGAAGAATCATTTGTCCAAATGCGATGGATATGGTGATAATTTGGGGTGGAGACGCATATCCTTTCTCAACTTCAAGGGAGAAGCAACTCTGGGGAGAAGCAAGATGGACTCTAGAACTTATAATGGGTGACATCGATCCTCTGATGTCCATGTGG ATAAAAGAAGGAAGAACCATTTGCCTCTATGGAAGCGACAACATCAATTGGATTAGAGAATTCAGCAGTAAGATGAAAAGCATAATCAGAGCAGGCGTTTCATTAGAGCTAATATATGTTGGAAATGGTAACCCAGGGGAGCATGTAAGAGAAATTCTAGATACCATAACAAAGGAAAACTTAAGTAGGTACTTACCACAAACAAAGATACACTTCTTTTGGATTCGATTGAATAGCATGAGAAGTTCAAAAAAACGCCTTGGGAAGGATATCCAAAACGATTCTGTCATGGAAGAAGTCATGTCCTTGCTCAGCCATGGCATTAGAGAGGAGGGTTGGGCAGTGATGGGCCGAGGCTCATCCACGGATATCATACAACTTCATGGAAGAAAACTCATGGAATGTTTGACACTCTTTCCAGTGTGGGGTGATAACATTGAGAAGGTGGGCCTCTTGAATGCAATAAGAAAAGCTTTTGATCCTGCACAAGACGTGGTACATTGCCACCACTCGCGTATAGTTCCCTATGCTGAGGGTACTGATGAAGGGCTTGTTATTTGTGACGAGTGCAAAAGACCCATGGAGAAGCGCATTCTATATCAATGTCTTCAATATCCTGGGACGAATGGTTAA
- the LOC131246157 gene encoding protein SIEVE ELEMENT OCCLUSION C-like isoform X2: MMTKCSGDSHATTMMVFDLLGSHSWDGKLVLVIAAFAVSYGELFLITRQKSSIGVRWELWSLVHKVRNTHGHLRKQLDACYQCIEAKLHHTLLSLFEETNDDNLKVLGMLLALKDDLPLWDGYLQEQICIDVLKSKIVLLLLSKIDISIAQVLLLQQTYDHPHRKSEKSYEIVWIPFQSSVSWNHLEVKAFNQVANTVPWYSICRPWLLSSAVLNYMKEEWNYEDEPLIVVLDQQGRIICPNAMDMVIIWGGDAYPFSTSREKQLWGEARWTLELIMGDIDPLMSMWIKEGRTICLYGSDNINWIREFSSKMKSIIRAGVSLELIYVGNGNPGEHVREILDTITKENLSRYLPQTKIHFFWIRLNSMRSSKKRLGKDIQNDSVMEEVMSLLSHGIREEGWAVMGRGSSTDIIQLHGRKLMECLTLFPVWGDNIEKVGLLNAIRKAFDPAQDVVHCHHSRIVPYAEGTDEGLVICDECKRPMEKRILYQCLQYPGTNG, encoded by the exons atgaTGACCAAGTGTTCTGGTGACTCGCATGCAACAACGATGATGGTGTTCGATCTGCTAGGGAGCCATTCTTGGGATGGGAAGTTGGTTCTTGTTATTGCCGCATTTGCAGTGAGCTATGGAGAGTTATTTCTCATCACAAG GCAAAAGAGTTCAATTGGGGTGAGATGGGAACTTTGGAGCTTGGTCCACAAAGTGAGGAACACACATGGTCACTTGCGAAAGCAGCTGGATGCATGCTACCAATGCATAG AAGCAAAACTCCATCATACACTCTTGAGTCTCTTTGAGGAGACCAATGATGACAACCTGAAGGTTCTCGGAATGTTATTAGCTCTAAAGGATGACTTGCCACTCTGGGATGGTTACTTACAAGAACAG ATCTGCATCGATGTACTAAAAAGCAAGATTGTTTTACTCCTACTCTCGAAGATAGACATCTCCATAGCGCAAGTGCTCCTTTTGCAACAGACATATGACCATCCACATCGCAAGTCAGAGAAGAGTTACGAAATTGTTTGGATCCCTTTCCAAAGTTCCGTTTCCTGGAATCATTTGGAAGTGAAAGCTTTTAATCAAGTGGCAAACACTGTCCCTTGGTATTCAATATGCAGACCTTGGTTACTTAGTTCTGCAGTGCTGAACTATATGAAAGAAGAGTGGAACTATGAAGACGAGCCACTGATAGTGGTGTTGGATCAACAAGGAAGAATCATTTGTCCAAATGCGATGGATATGGTGATAATTTGGGGTGGAGACGCATATCCTTTCTCAACTTCAAGGGAGAAGCAACTCTGGGGAGAAGCAAGATGGACTCTAGAACTTATAATGGGTGACATCGATCCTCTGATGTCCATGTGG ATAAAAGAAGGAAGAACCATTTGCCTCTATGGAAGCGACAACATCAATTGGATTAGAGAATTCAGCAGTAAGATGAAAAGCATAATCAGAGCAGGCGTTTCATTAGAGCTAATATATGTTGGAAATGGTAACCCAGGGGAGCATGTAAGAGAAATTCTAGATACCATAACAAAGGAAAACTTAAGTAGGTACTTACCACAAACAAAGATACACTTCTTTTGGATTCGATTGAATAGCATGAGAAGTTCAAAAAAACGCCTTGGGAAGGATATCCAAAACGATTCTGTCATGGAAGAAGTCATGTCCTTGCTCAGCCATGGCATTAGAGAGGAGGGTTGGGCAGTGATGGGCCGAGGCTCATCCACGGATATCATACAACTTCATGGAAGAAAACTCATGGAATGTTTGACACTCTTTCCAGTGTGGGGTGATAACATTGAGAAGGTGGGCCTCTTGAATGCAATAAGAAAAGCTTTTGATCCTGCACAAGACGTGGTACATTGCCACCACTCGCGTATAGTTCCCTATGCTGAGGGTACTGATGAAGGGCTTGTTATTTGTGACGAGTGCAAAAGACCCATGGAGAAGCGCATTCTATATCAATGTCTTCAATATCCTGGGACGAATGGTTAA